CCAAGTATTTGCCGGTGCAGTTGCAAATGGTGGAGTTGTAAAGGCGGTCTGTGTTCCTGGCGGTTCTATAATTTCCAGAAAGGAAATCGAAGATCTGACTGCTTGGTTGAACAGAGATTATAAAGCAAAAGGCCTCGCATACATGAAACACGGGGCAGAAGGATTAGAATCTACTATTACAAAACGATTCACTCCGGAAGCTCTTTCTAAAATTGCAAGCTTAGTCGGCTCAAAAGAAGGAGACATGGTCTTTTTCGGAGCGGATGAAAGAGAAATCGTAAATCATTCTCTGGGCGCATTGCGTCTGAAACTTTCGGAAAGATTTGACAAACCTGCAGAAGGAAGCTTTCATATTTCCTGGATCGTGGACTTTCCGATGTTCGAGTGGAACAAGGACAGCAAACGCTGGGATTCCTTACACCACCCGTTCACTTCTCCTGGAGATTCCAGTTTGGAAATTTTTTCTTCCGAGGAAAGACTCCAAAAAGAAGCGGGAAATGCTCTCGCAAAAGCCTATGATCTGGTGCTGAACGGTGTGGAGATCGGTGGAGGTTCCATTCGTATCCATTCCAAAGATGTGCAGACTCGAGTCTTCTCCACTTTAGGGATCGGACCAGAGGAAGCTAAAGAGAAATTCGGCTTCTTATTGGAGGCCTTGGAATATGGGGCACCTCCTCATGGAGGGATCGCATTTGGTATTGATAGGATCATGATGCTGTTGACTGGCGGAAAATCCATCAGAGATGTGATCGCATTCCCTAAAACACAGAAGGGTGTTTGTTTGATGAGTGAATGTCCGTCTGAAGTGGAAGAGAAACAGCTCCAAGAATTGAAGCTTAGGTTGATAAAGGTTTAATCGTATCAGGAAAGAACAATTTACTTTCGAAAACCAGGACCTGTATCGTAAGATCTGTGGGATCAACGATACGGGTGTCAAAAATTTGGAAAAACAATTGGAGATCGATCTAATCCCTAGAGGGAACGGTTTCCAGGTGGAAGGAATTCCAACAAAGGTAGAATTTGCCTTAGATTTTTTCAGATTATTGGAAACCAATTACCGGGATAGACCGGATAGGGATTTTACTGATTCCTTTGATTTCGGTTATCTTCTTAAACAAGCCACTCGTGAAAAGAAGAAGGAAGAGCGTAAGTCGGATGACGAGCCCTTCAAACCTAACGAAAAAATTCTCACAACATACAAGGGAAAACATCTTTATTCCAGGACAAAAAACCAGGAAAAGTATATTCAATCTTTCTTAAATAATCTGATCACTTTCGGGATTGGTCCCGCAGGAACAGGAAAAACATTCCTGTCTGTTGCAATGGCTTGTAGATTTTTGCAAAATGGGATCGTAGATAAGATCGTTTTAACAAGACCAGCAGTAGAAGCAGGGGAGAATCTTGGATTTTTACCCGGAGATCTGAACCAAAAGGTGGATCCATATCTTCGTCCAGTCTATGATGCCTTGAACGAATGTATTGGTTTTGAAAAAACCCAAGAATATATTGCACTTACTAAAATTGAGATCGCACCAGTTGCATTTATGAGAGGAAGGACTCTTTCCAAAAGTTTTATCATTTTGGATGAGGCTCAAAACTGTACTCTTGCTCAGCTTAAAATGATTATGACCCGTTTGGGCCGTAATTCCAGGATGTGTATCTCTGGAGATGTGACCCAAATTGACTTAGAACATGGTAGATCTGGTTTCGATCGTGTGGTAAACTTGTTCAGACAAACTGAAGGAATCGGCCAGGTGTTTTTCGGAAAAGAAGATATCACAAGACACCCACTGGTAGAAACCATCGTGAGGAAGTTCGAGGAATTGTAATGTTTCCTTTGGGATCACTATTAGAAAGAGGGATGGCTTGGATCACGGATACTCTGACCAAGATCCGTCCGATTTCTTTCGTGAGAAAATTCCAAGTGATTCTCACTGCGATCACGTTGATCATCGTGACTTGGATGCTTGCCATCCCATTTTTTGGTCAGGATAAAATTAATCTTTCTCAAGACGGTCCTTATTCAGAAGGCAAGAATGCTTTAGAAAAAGTTGTCTCCACCAAAGATATAGTTTACGAAGACGAAGAAAAAACAAAAGCCAAAAGACTAAAGGCATTTCAATCTGCTCCGAATTTTTTCGACAGAGATTATAGAGTTCTAATAGATATAATTCGTCCTGCTATCCTAGAAGATATGGAGAAATATAGGGAGCCTAAGCCTACTGGAGAAGTAAAAACTTCCGCAGAATTGCTGGCTGCAGTTCCGAGATGGAAGAATAGATCCAAAGAAGAGTTAGAACTTTTACTTAAAACTCCTGGAAAATCCAGAGTTCGCGATCTTGTCCAACAATATAGTAATTTGGTTTTTTCTAATTTTTGCATCTTGAGAGATCAACCTGCAGATTATACTGCGATCCGTTCTGCAGAAGCAAGAATTCGTAACTCTGGTGCGAGCGGAAACAAAGAACAGATCTCTTCTGTTGAGGGTACACTTGTGATCCCTCGTATGTATTTGTATAGAGATAGTGCTACTATCGATACTTTGAACCGTTTGGCTGCGGAGAAATTACAGGCCACGGATCCTCAGCTTCTTTCTGTGATCCAAAAACTTGCACTCACTTACGTGTATTCTAATCCGGCCTGTACTTATAATGCAGAAGAAACCAAAAATCAAAAACAATCTGTTATGGATAGGACGGAACCTGTTAGTAGCAGGATCAATGCAGGAGAGACTATAGTAAAAGCGGGCGAGACAATTACTCCTGATATCTATCAGAAATTACTGATAGTAAATAGATACGCGACTCGTGCGAATATTGCCTCCATCACATCTATTCTTCTTATCCAATCTATTTTTGTAATTATAGTTTATGCGTTTTTAAAGAAGTATAATCCAAAACGTTTGAATGACGTGTCCAGTAACGTGATCGTATTCACTTTGATCTGGTCCTTGGTATTATGGGCTTATCTTGCATCTAAAGCATTCTTTAGTTTTGAGAATAGTTACGATTCTGTCTTTTACTTTGCACTTGTGATCCCGACCGGAATGGTTTGTTTGATCTTGTCTATGATCTATGATGAACAATTATCGATTGCGATTGGATTTTTTCTTTCCTTCTTTGTGTTCGCGGCTTCGAGATATAATCCAACTTCTTTCATTTTAGCTTTTGTGATGACTGTGGTCGCGGCTACATATGGAAGAAAGATGAGGAAGAGGATCGATTTTATCAAGGCCGGTTTCTATATGGCCCTGGTCCAGATATTGATCTCTTCTTCCGGGTATTTGTTTGATTCCAGGAATTATTGGGTGGCAGTTCCGTCTGGTTCTTATTTGAGGGACCTTTGGGAATCGAATATATTCAGATTATATTTATTATGTTTAGTGAATGGATTTGTCTGTTCCACTTTGACTCAGCTACTTCTTCCAATTTATGAGTATGTGTTTAATATACCTACCAGATTTAAGTTGATGGAACTTGCAGATACTGGCCACCCGTTGCTGCAGGATCTGCTAACCAAGGCACCTTCTACTTATACTCATACCTTTCTAGTTGCCGCTATGTCTGAAAGAGCCGCTCAAAATTTGGAGCTGGATTGGCTTTTGACAAGAGTGGGTGTATATTTCCATGATATTGGTAAAATCCCGAATGCTGGTTTCTTTGTAGAGAATCAACACTTGATCCCTAAAAAGGAAAATATCGATAAGAATAACCCAGCTAAAGCCGCTAAGATCGTAATCGATCACGTTTTAGACGGAATTGAAATGGCTAAGAAGGCTAGGCTTCCAAGAGAAGTAATCGATTTTATTCCGGAACATCATGGGACTTCTACCATGGCGTTCTTCTATCATAAGGCGCTTGCAGAACTTTCTCCTTCTCAAAAGAAAAAACTCAAAAAAGCAGACTTTCAATATCCAGGTCCTAAACCTCAAAGAAAAGAAACTGCAATCGTCATGATTGCGGATAGTTTGGAAGCTGCAAGT
The genomic region above belongs to Leptospira saintgironsiae and contains:
- a CDS encoding PhoH family protein — translated: MRKEQFTFENQDLYRKICGINDTGVKNLEKQLEIDLIPRGNGFQVEGIPTKVEFALDFFRLLETNYRDRPDRDFTDSFDFGYLLKQATREKKKEERKSDDEPFKPNEKILTTYKGKHLYSRTKNQEKYIQSFLNNLITFGIGPAGTGKTFLSVAMACRFLQNGIVDKIVLTRPAVEAGENLGFLPGDLNQKVDPYLRPVYDALNECIGFEKTQEYIALTKIEIAPVAFMRGRTLSKSFIILDEAQNCTLAQLKMIMTRLGRNSRMCISGDVTQIDLEHGRSGFDRVVNLFRQTEGIGQVFFGKEDITRHPLVETIVRKFEEL
- a CDS encoding HD family phosphohydrolase, encoding MFPLGSLLERGMAWITDTLTKIRPISFVRKFQVILTAITLIIVTWMLAIPFFGQDKINLSQDGPYSEGKNALEKVVSTKDIVYEDEEKTKAKRLKAFQSAPNFFDRDYRVLIDIIRPAILEDMEKYREPKPTGEVKTSAELLAAVPRWKNRSKEELELLLKTPGKSRVRDLVQQYSNLVFSNFCILRDQPADYTAIRSAEARIRNSGASGNKEQISSVEGTLVIPRMYLYRDSATIDTLNRLAAEKLQATDPQLLSVIQKLALTYVYSNPACTYNAEETKNQKQSVMDRTEPVSSRINAGETIVKAGETITPDIYQKLLIVNRYATRANIASITSILLIQSIFVIIVYAFLKKYNPKRLNDVSSNVIVFTLIWSLVLWAYLASKAFFSFENSYDSVFYFALVIPTGMVCLILSMIYDEQLSIAIGFFLSFFVFAASRYNPTSFILAFVMTVVAATYGRKMRKRIDFIKAGFYMALVQILISSSGYLFDSRNYWVAVPSGSYLRDLWESNIFRLYLLCLVNGFVCSTLTQLLLPIYEYVFNIPTRFKLMELADTGHPLLQDLLTKAPSTYTHTFLVAAMSERAAQNLELDWLLTRVGVYFHDIGKIPNAGFFVENQHLIPKKENIDKNNPAKAAKIVIDHVLDGIEMAKKARLPREVIDFIPEHHGTSTMAFFYHKALAELSPSQKKKLKKADFQYPGPKPQRKETAIVMIADSLEAASRSLEEVTPESLDALITKIVNGKLAENQLDECGLTLGDLEVVKFSFKEVLLSSLHSRPKYPKPEDTKALEEKNKNILGKHAPKSH